The following is a genomic window from Anas acuta chromosome 3, bAnaAcu1.1, whole genome shotgun sequence.
GCACTGCGTGgctggggctttgggggggTGCCCCCATCACCCGGCTAGATTTTGGGGCGCCAGCCCTTGATGAACTGCATGATTTTCTTCACCTGGAGCTTGGTGAGGCGGAAATCGTCGGCCAGGATCTCCTCGCTCAGCTGCACGAAGATGCTGCCATCGATGCGCTCCCGGGCGAAGAAGCTGACGACGTCCTCGGAGAGGCCGATGAAGCGCAGGCACTTGGACACCTCCTCCACCGACAAGGCCGAGAGGTCGGCGGGGGGCAGCCAGGGTGAGCCGTCCCCGCTGGGACGGGGGGCAGCCGGCGGGGCCCCCCCTTCACCCCGCGCAGCCGCCGGTGGCACCTCGATGACGCCCTGCGCCAGGTAGAGCCGGGCGACGCCGCCTTCGGCCCCACGCAGGACGGCGGGTGAcagcggggccgccccgcggATGACGATGCTGTCCCCCTCAAAACCTTttgggggccgtgggggggcCGCCGGATCCAGCCCCTCGAAGGGGGCGAAGGGTtcgggggaggaggaggaagagggaacAGATGGAGCCGAAGGCGGCTTGGGCCACTCCGGGCTCTCCGGCCACTCGGCCGGGCCGGCGAAGGGGTTGAGCGCCCCGAAGGGTGCGAAGCGTTTTTGGGGGTGCGGGGGCTTGAGGCGGGGGCAGCTGCGGAAAGGTTTCAGGGGGGGCTCGGCTGCCGGTAGCGGGGTGGAgcggccgctgccccccccggcccctgcctCGGCATAGGCCCAGGGGTCCGACCAAGcgctggggccgggctgggtggcggggggcagcgggcggccgggggggtccccggctTTGCAGTCGCCCCAGGCGCAGGGGTAGCAGTACAGGGAGTAGGCGTCGGGTGAGGGTGAACCGCTGCCACTCCGCGGGACCGACCTGATGGAGGAAGGTGAGCGTCACCCCAAGGCTGTGCcgtgtccccctccccaaaaaaaatcatggtgCGGGGGACATCCTGCCCCAGGGGGGGGTTATTCCATGACCCCAAGCCACTCACCCGTCGTGGAGCCCCGAGGAGTAGtaggagaggctggggctgggcgagggagcaggagccagcTTCGGGAAgcgcaggggggctggggggctgcggggggctggggggcggccACCCCGGGGTGGCACGGGGGGCGCGTTCAGCAGTCGGCACTCCTCCTTCACCTGCAACAGGGTGAGCGCCGTCAGGACCCCAGCGTGGTGGGGCCAACACTGCCCCGGGACCCCCCAACTACGGGTgcggggggggagaggagcagaaatGGGGGCCCAGCCCCAGTGGCTCCCAGTTTTCCAACTGGTCCCGACCAAGCCACGAGGCTCCGGTGACCgatggggctggggagatgCCGGGAGCGGGGTTCCCCCCACGGCACAGGGGGGGGCGCATAGGATTTGGGTGGCAAGGAGCCCCACACCCTGTGGCACAGCAGGTCACGGTGGGTGCCCCCCCATGCTCCCAGCGTGGAGACATCGCTGGGTCCCCCCCAGTCCCGGGGGCATCCCGCTGCTCTTACCGCCTCCGATTTGGGTGGCACCGGGGGTGGCGCATCCCCCAGGGGCTCCTCCCTGGGCACACCGGGACGGCGCGGGGAGCCCATCGGGGACGCGGCCCCGAAGGCGGCGACGAGGTCGGGGCGCCCCGTGCCACCGGCCGAGGGGAAGCTCTCCAAGCCCTGGTTGCTCCAGAGCTCCTCGTAGGGGATCTCCAGCGGCTCCTGAGTCCTGAATTCGGGCTCGGCCCAGTCGGGCGTCATGTACTCCCTCTCGGGGTCGGCGAAATCGGGCTGCTGGCGTGGCGTCCCCGTACCAACCCCCGGCGGGGGGTCCTGGCAGCGGGTGGCCGCGTCCTGGGGGGCGCGGGGTGGCCCCCCACCGTAGAAGCAGAGCGAGAGGcgctgcaggggctggctgaGCTCCTCGCGGGCGCAGCTCGGCAGGCAGAGCCGCAAGCGGCGGGGGCTGGCGCACTCCTCCGAAAAATCGGGCTTGGCCTCGCGCACCGCCCGCGAGTACTCGTCGGGGTTGAAGCGCTCGTGGCAGTACGCGGCGCTGTCCCgcagcagcttctccagctgggGGTCCCCCCCGAGGAGCCCCTCGGGGAGCTGGAAACGCGGCATGTCGGCCAAGAGGAGGAAATGGAAAGGCACCAACCGGTCCCGGCGGAGgatgcagcacagcaccaccGTCTTGGAGATGATGCTGACCAGCTTGTAGCAGTGCCCCTCGCGGATGGCGTGCAGGTCGTAGGGGTTGCGGGCCGGGCGGCTGGGCACGGCCACGTTGACGGGGAGCCGCACCTTCTCGATGATGCTGCGGATGGTGTGCTCGCCCTCCTGCAGCCGCAGCTccagggggctgcgggtgctGAAGCGGCCCTTGCACTGGAAGGGCAGGCTGAGGCTCTCGTTGGTGCGGTGGTTGACGCAGATCAGGCAGGGCATCTTGCCCTTCACCTGCTTGGCCCCCCCcgacgacgacgacgacgacgaTGACGACgacggcgccgccgccgccgccttgCCCAGTTTCCGCAGCAGGGTGGTGAAGCGCGACTTCTCCTTCACCGTCTTGGCGCACAGGATCTCGGCCTGGCCCATCAGGGTCAGCTCGTCCCCGGCGTGCAGCGTGAAGTTGTACACCTCGCTGTCCTCGCTGAACTCCCCCGAAACCACCtgcacggggacacggggacacagcCGCCggctgaggggctggggtgCCCAGAGCCCCATCACCGTCCCCTGGTGTCCCACCGCCAGCTGCCTCCTGGtgtcctgctgccttccccttgCCTCCCACCACCAACAGTGAGGTCCTGAGGTCCCACCACCATCCTGCAGTGTTCTACCATCAGTCCATGATGTCCCATCACCACCTCCCAGTGTCCCACCACCATCTCCTGATGTCCCATCACCTCCTCCTGGTgtcccaccaccacctcctaaTGTCCCACTGCCACCTCCTGGTGTCCCATCACTATATCCTGGTGTCTCACCACCATCTCCTGATGTTCCATCTCCATCTCCTGGTGTCCCACCATCCCTCTGTGATGTCCCATCACCACCTCCTGAtgtcccaccaccaccccccaaTGTCCCATCACCACCTCCTCATGTCCCATCACCATCTCCTGGTGTCCCATCACCACCTCCTGATGTCCCACTGTTACCTCCTGATGTCCCACCACCACTCCCTGATGTTTGGCTGCTGCCCCACCACAgtcccccagtgcccccattGTCCCCCTACCactccctgctgtcccccccaccccaccccacagcccccacacCAACCTTCACGCTGAAGGTGATGGCCTCCATGACGAAGACGCGGTCGGGGAAGATGCTGGCCACCTCCTCCACGCTGTTGAAATATTGCACGGGCTCACGGATGTCCCGGTCCTGGTCCAGCAGCTTGAATTTCCCTGCGGGGGGACACCCAGCCCCGGGGCGGTCAGAGGGGACCACggggagacccccccccagccctggcactgTTCATTAGGGTGTTTGCTGATGAGCCCAGCCTGGAGTCCCCATCCCATTTGGGTTCATCCCCTCCCAAATCACAACCCCCCGGGGGGCACCAAGTTCCCCaattccctgcagcacccaacATAGGGGCagaaaacaccccaaaacaaccccaaaaatGCCCTAAGGATGGCTATTGAAGGCTTTCtgcccccccaaaccctacagacAGCGGTgtagggggggggggcaggcacAGCCCGGGAGCTGTAGGGCTGCATtcaggagcagagctctgccttcATTAGCACCAGCGTGGCGGGGACGGGACCTGATGGGAATATTAACTCGGCTCGGGCCAGCTCGGAGGGGACACAAAAAGCTGGGGGAGGACGGGGACACGGAGCCCGAGCAAAGGGACAAGGGACCGGGGCGggagctgccctgtgcccccagCGAGGGGGGTTAACACactgtgtgcccccccccccccaccccaatgcCCTGACCCCCTTGGGATGGGCGCTCTGCCCTTCCCCCGCTGCCTTTcccatgatttatttattagcagGACTCGTTGCCGCCACGGCGAGCACTTAGAGAGGTCGTTAAGGCTCTTGGTACGGCGGCCGCGGTGAGCTCAGCACCTtcagatgctgcagcagccccggctcgtccccgtccctgtccctgtccctgtccccgtccctgtccctgtccctgtccctgtccctgtcctcgTCCCGTCCCCGATCCTTACCAGTCCCAAAATCATCCCTGTCCCTGTTCATATCCCAACCCGTCCctgtctccatccccatcctcatcGTCATCTgcagccctgtccccatcccatcctatatccccatccccatcccatccccaccccatatccccatcccatcctgtcccagttcccatcccatccctggcCCCATCCCTGTTCCCATCCCGtccaatcccatccccatccctgtccccattccagtccccatcccatcccatatccccatcccatccctattccatcccatccctgtccccatccctgtccccaaccCATCCCAAGCCCAGTCCAGTCCATCCGTCTCCATCCTCATCCctattccatcccatcccatcccatcccatcccatcccatcccatcccatccccaatcccatcccaaccctctccccatcccatccctggccccatcccatccctggcCCCATCCCTGTTCCCATTCCATCCCTGTCTCCATCccagtccccatcccatcccatcccatcccatcccatcccatcccatcccatcccatcccatcccatcccatccctgtcTCCATTCCCTTCTgcgtcccatcccatccccatccatgTCCCAGTCTCCATCCcctcccgtccccatcccatccctgccccccttccccctcgCGGCCCCGTGTCCCCACCTGGGTACTGCAGGGGGATGTCGATTTTGGGGCCGATGACGTagtgcccttcctccaggcTGTGGGCCGTCACCGTCGTCCACTGGCGGCAGGAGTGGATCAGGAGCACGTCCTGGGCGCTCACCCCCTCCACCGActcccctgggggggggacagggacaaactgacccctggggagcccacccatgggtgccaaccccccccccacccccggggACAGCAGCATCCCAATTTCAGAGCCTGGGGAGCGCCTGCCCCAAAACTAGGGGCTGAGCCCCCGACCCCACAAACCGCTCTcaatgccccccccccactttccaaccccccccccccccaaatttcctAGGCATGAAACAGCCCCAAAAAATACAAAGCGGCGATGCCAAGGGCTAAAACACACCCAGGGCACCCCCAAATTTtgtttttggggctggggggacaaGCGTGGCCATGGGGACGGCCacggggggagccccccccccgggtttgtggggggggggtgggtgaTGGGTGAGCAGGTGCCCGCTGCCAAGAGCCTCCAGTTGCCctggaaacaattttctttgtCCCTTCTTGAAAGGCTGCAGCAGCGGCCGAACAACAAGTTTATTGACATGGGGTCCGGGAAggggaagggtttttttttttggggtgggggggggtcccggtacccccccccccaagctgcAGCCGGCTCCCAGGGGGGATGCGTCCTGCTCCGGGGGGGCTCAGCCTGACCCCAAATACCCTGCTTGGCCCCGAAATTGTGTAATAGGGTTGGGTGCTCCTGGATGTGCCCCAtccgtgtccccgtccccatccctgtccctgtttGGGGTCAGCACAACCAGACCCCCCCCCCGCTAATTTTCGGCTCCTTGATCCCGCACATCCCCAGGCACTGACCTGAAGCTGCCCCCCCCTGAACCCCCTGGgcacccccagagacccccagagaccccctGGACACCCTCACCCTTTAGAGCCCCCTCCCCAACTTGTAGGATAATGGGGTCAGATCGGGGGGGGTGGTGAGGAAAGCATCCCAAAATGTGACCTGGAGCTGGGGCCATCGCCAGCACCCCAgggaaaaatggggggggggcccAGGGCTGAGCCTGCTCCATGGCTGGGGACCACCAGGgatggattttggggggggggggggggggctgaggggctcTGCGCCTCCATCCCTGAGCatttggggtgcagggggggggggggtcccgtgGTCGTGCCGGGCGCCTCCATCCCAAAATCTCAGCAACAGTTCCCAGGGCAATGGGGGTGGCACtgttgggaccccccccagcccctccagctcCATCCCCGTCCCTCTGTCTGTCCCCATCTGCTGcagccttcccccccccccagcccctctttctgcagcccccccaATTCCCCATCCCTCTCTCCCGGCCCCCTCAgtccccccccagaccccctgtccctgtcccctgcaccccctactccccatccctgtccccatgtcccctgcaCCCCACTTGcttcccatccctgtccccatctctCTACCCCcgtcccctgcccccccccagcccctggcccctgtccccatccctctgtccctgtccctctgcccctgtccctctgtccccatcccttttctctgttcccatcccaatgtccccatccCTCCGTCCCTGTCCctccgtccccatccctgtccccatcctctatccccccccgcagcccctcgtCCCCTATCCCTCTGCCCCATCCCTATGTTGCCGTtcccatccctccatccctgtccttctgtccccatcccctgtcccccctgtcccctgtccccatccctccgTCCCTGTCCCTtcgtccccatccctgtccccatcctctacccccccagcccctcgtcccccatccctctgctcccatcccctgcacccccctgtcccctgtccctaTCCctccgtccccatccccatccctccgTCCCTGTCcttctgtccccatccctgtccccatcccctgccccccctgtcccctgtccccatccctctgtccctgtccctctgcccccatcccctgcacccccccggcccctgtccccatccctccgtccctgcccctctgcccctgttcccatcccaatgtccccatccccatccttctgtccccatccctctgtccctgtccttctgtccccatcccctgctccccatggcccctgtccccatccctctgcccccatccctccaaccccatccccatccctaccccccctcacccccccctcaccccccatccccacccctcACCTCATCCCCtactcccccacccccccactcccccctcacccccctcacccccccacccccttttcacccccaccccccccaccccccccacacccccctcacccccccacccccccaaaaaaaccccatAACCCTCACCCTGCCCCAGGCAGACGAGCGTGGGCAGCCGGCACTTGCTGACGATGGCATCGAGGGGCAGCGCCGAGGGGCTCCAGCGGAGCCGGGCCAGCCCCGCCGCCAGCTGCTCCATGGCCCCCGCAttcgccccccccccaaaaaaaaaaaccccgaccccccccccccccgacctcACCGAGCCCCGGGACACGGAGTgagggggtcggggggggggcggaggcaGCGCCGGGCTCCATCGGCGGCGAcggcggggaaaaaaaaaaaaaaaaaaaagaaaaaaaaaaaaaaaaaaaagggggggggggagaagccGGGAGCCGCCCCCGCGGCGGGGCTCAGCCTTTGGCCGGCCCCTGAGGGctcccccggggggctgcggagccccccccccccccctctgtAATTTCCACCCCCCCCCTATATAGGGGCAGGGTGCTCGCCCCTCGGATTTGGGGTATGTGAATTGATTTTGGGGGATACGAAGGGgtgaagccccccccccccccccccccccccacacacacacccccccgAGCTGGGTGAGGGGGTGTGGGAGGAACGGGGGGAGCTCCAGGCTcggatatttatttatttattcatttattcgtttatttattcatttatttatctatctatttatttatttatttatttatttattcattcatttgtttttattttatttgtttttattttattttattttattttattttatattttattttatttttatttattttattttatttattttttatttattttattttattttattttattttatttatatatttatttttatttttattttatttattttattttatttttttatttattttattttattttatcttattttattttatttttatttattttatttattttttatttattttatttcattttattttattttattttattcattttatttatttatttatttatttattcatttattcatttattcatttattcatttattcatttatttattttatttattgggAGGGGGGGTCAGGTCAGccccctcccagttcccccccagctgtagggggggggggggctcacagAGGGGTTTGGGCTGGCAGagccctcagagccccccctttccccccccagtgccaccccctgccatgggcacgaCCcctgcccccccgccccccccatccccatccccatccagcctggccttgggcacccccagggatggggcacccccagctccttgggGTGCTGCGTCCTGCAGGGGATGTCCCAGAGCACCCCAAAAAGCCacaggagcccccccccggtgctgtgtcccccccccacactgGGCCCCTCTCCCTTGGCCACGCATGGACGGCACCGACACCGAGCGGTGGCTCGAGGCCACCCCagctggggggcaccgggggaaGGTCCCCAGGTGCTGGGGACATGCTCGTGGTTGacgtggggcagggggggctcctgcagcaccccagtgcccccccagcccttacCTTTAGGGATTTGGGATGGGGAACCCAAAGGAGCAGCGAGCACGGACGGTGCCCGGTGCTGgtgccaggctgggagctgccacctCCCGTGGGTGGCACCGTGGTGGTGGCACCGAGGGGCACCCGAGGCTGTGACCCCCCCGGCTGTGACGGTCTCAACAGCAGCATAAAACCCCTGTGGGTACCAACACCACGGCAGTGGGGAGCAACAAGACCCCCCCTCCgtggcagggggatggggacagggacagggacgtCCCCAAGCTGGGCATGGCCCAAAGCGCACGGAGGGGGCTTGGGGAACCCGCTCCCCGCTGCTCGGGGGGCACGGAGCTGATCCATGCCCCGAGAGATGGGGCTGGTGAGGACgaagaatcataaaatcagagaatatcccataaaatcagagaatatcccataaaatcacagaatatcccataaaatcagagaatatcccataaaatcacagaatatcccataaaatcagagaatatcccataaaatcatagaatatcccaaaaaatcacagaatatcccaagttggaagggacccctgaggatcatcgagtccaactcttGGCATCACACCACATTTtgggtctacccaaaattttagaccatgaGCACGGCCAGCGGGCAGGAGCCGTGGGTTGGTGGCGGTGGTGACACGGAGCACGGAGAAGCACCCATGGCTCCCCCAAGGTGGAAACCCCCCCATGAGGCTGTCCCCATTCCATGGGTTTCCAAAATCTCCCCCCTGCCTCGCCGAGGAGTTTGAGGTACACCCCCAGGACAGCCCCCGCTGCCCATCCCCAGCCTTGAGAAGCGGCTGATGCTTTTTCCGTGAAAAACCAAGAAATGGCAGTGACAAAATTGGGTTCCTTACGGCAAGGAGCAGCTCTGAAGGGTTGGGGAAACGCGGCCGGGGgggtgcagccagcacaggggacgggggggggaaGGCGCCGGTCAGGGGCCCAGGAAGGAACCAGTGCAAGtttataaaagcttttatttgctCTTGGTATGACCAAGAATGGGACAGTGATCTTTTATACAATTTGATACAGTTAAGTGGTACAAAagaatgtgttttaaataaaaagccagaGTGGAgtagcaaaaatattaaaagattaaGTAAAAAATTGTAGGCATGGGAATTAATCCTAGACCTGAAGTcgatgctgttttgttttttttccaccatcCAAGTCCGGCCGGACGAAGCGCGGCTCTCACctcgccccgcgccgccccggcCACGCCACGTCCAGAGCAGGGAACGCGCTCATACAATAGACCCAACCTCGGGGTTTAGTTCATCATTACCAATTTAATTAAGTTACATTTTTGTCATGACAAAAAGGTAGCACTTGGGGGGGTTCCGCTGCCGGCCGGGGACGCGAGAGCCCGCGGCTGCTGGCACGGCCGGATCCAGCGCAACGGCGGTGGAGGCGCCCAGGGGGGCTTCGAGGGGCTCCGGGGGGGTCCGGGCAGATTTCGGCTTCAATCCCcacccggggccgggggggtttccACACGCAGGTGCCAGAAGCAGTTAGTTGGCTAGCGAGCGGTAAATTTGGATACCGGCAGAAATAAAGTTACTGCAAATTCCTCCAACACGAttattatcacttttttttttttagcatcagAATCGACTCTTGGTGCTCACTCCTCCTCAGCTGGGCCTTGCActcccaaaacaaaacaaaaccaagccaCATGgttaaaattcatgtttttataGAAGAGGACCACCTACACCTGTCTGCGTGTGCTGCAGGGGTAAGGAGGGGGCTGCGCTCCCCTGGCCCGGGCACCGCGAGCGCAGCGCCTAGGGACGACCCCGACAGATTTACGCAGAAGGAGCCAAGCCCCccagaagcaaataaaaagctcatgtttaaaacaaagattatacaaaaaaaaaaaaaaaaaattgatgtctattctccattttccctttttgatcATGTTGAAAAGTGCAGGTTTAACCAGAAGGTAGCCGGATGCTATTTATATTTACAGTGCTGGCCACCGGGCACAGCGCGGGGGGGACCGACCTGTGCCGTCTGCCCACGGGGGGTCCCGGGCCCGCCTGGCCACCAGCCACAGGGCTGGGAAGGGCTCACACAGAGACAAAATGCCAAGACACGGGGAAAAGGGAGACACGCCGGCCGAGTTACTACACGGGAAGCGGTTTTAAAAACTAGAATTTCCGTGTTAAAACACtgtcatttcattaaaattaaatcagcGTTAGTTACTACTTTATTGACTGGAGAAAGTCCAAAACCCAAGCGGACAAGAGGGAGGCGCGAGGCTTGTCCAGCTTCAGGGACCGCGGCTGTTTGGAGCATCTTTGTGTCCttggctggagcagctctcctgcgCCGTGATCTAAAGGCAAGGCAAGTGAACGCacggctgctcctgcagcctggacACCCAGCTCAGCGGGAGCAGCCCAAGAATTGGGGCTGGCAGTCGTTAACCCCCTTCCTTTCACTTCACACCCGAAGTCACCGCAGGGCACGAGCGCGGGCGCCCGGCGGGGACGCGGCGGCACAGCCCGCCTGCCCGTGCCCCGGGAGCGAGCCAAGGCTGAGCGCAGCACGAAGGACTCGGAGCTTCTAACACTGGAAAGTGGAAAAGTTTTCAGGGAGGTAATAAATTAAACTGccgactttttttttcttcctttttttttttttcttttttctttttttctttttttaatctagttGCACTCAGCCTCTTGCTAGGCTACCGAACATCTCGTTGGAGCGGCTAACAGTGAGAGACAGAACTGAAAAGTTCATGTTAACTGCTGTCAGTTTGGGAATCGCATGTTATATTCATACACATAAAGTAGACAACCACATCACCCTCCATAGAAAACTAGTGCATGCAAATAACTCTTCCATATCATAAAACCCAATGGCTATGCAGGAGGAGAGAAGATATACTAGTGAACTGACATTGGCTAGAGGGAAATTAGTAGGTATCGTCAACATTTTACCTTGAAAGCTAAATCAGTGCTTTGTATTAAATTTTTTGGCAAACATACCACGTTGCCATCCTTGTAATTAACACATCACACcatgaaggaaagcaaataaaagcagcatgcaggcaaaaggaaagagctgcgagtgaggaaaaaaaatggcagcagGAACAGTTCCGAATGGGTAGATCACCAAAAAGGAGACAGAGCAGattaaatgcagtattttttttgcaCCACCCTTTGTCCTCGATGCATTACACCAACAATTACA
Proteins encoded in this region:
- the GAREM2 gene encoding GRB2-associated and regulator of MAPK protein 2, which produces MEQLAAGLARLRWSPSALPLDAIVSKCRLPTLVCLGQGESVEGVSAQDVLLIHSCRQWTTVTAHSLEEGHYVIGPKIDIPLQYPGKFKLLDQDRDIREPVQYFNSVEEVASIFPDRVFVMEAITFSVKVVSGEFSEDSEVYNFTLHAGDELTLMGQAEILCAKTVKEKSRFTTLLRKLGKAAAAAPSSSSSSSSSSGGAKQVKGKMPCLICVNHRTNESLSLPFQCKGRFSTRSPLELRLQEGEHTIRSIIEKVRLPVNVAVPSRPARNPYDLHAIREGHCYKLVSIISKTVVLCCILRRDRLVPFHFLLLADMPRFQLPEGLLGGDPQLEKLLRDSAAYCHERFNPDEYSRAVREAKPDFSEECASPRRLRLCLPSCAREELSQPLQRLSLCFYGGGPPRAPQDAATRCQDPPPGVGTGTPRQQPDFADPEREYMTPDWAEPEFRTQEPLEIPYEELWSNQGLESFPSAGGTGRPDLVAAFGAASPMGSPRRPGVPREEPLGDAPPPVPPKSEAVKEECRLLNAPPVPPRGGRPPAPRSPPAPLRFPKLAPAPSPSPSLSYYSSGLHDGSVPRSGSGSPSPDAYSLYCYPCAWGDCKAGDPPGRPLPPATQPGPSAWSDPWAYAEAGAGGGSGRSTPLPAAEPPLKPFRSCPRLKPPHPQKRFAPFGALNPFAGPAEWPESPEWPKPPSAPSVPSSSSSPEPFAPFEGLDPAAPPRPPKGFEGDSIVIRGAAPLSPAVLRGAEGGVARLYLAQGVIEVPPAAARGEGGAPPAAPRPSGDGSPWLPPADLSALSVEEVSKCLRFIGLSEDVVSFFARERIDGSIFVQLSEEILADDFRLTKLQVKKIMQFIKGWRPKI